The sequence below is a genomic window from Lolium perenne isolate Kyuss_39 chromosome 4, Kyuss_2.0, whole genome shotgun sequence.
GGAAGTAGAGTTGTGGCAGATTTATTTGCCCGAGCATTGCTCTTACCACCCCAACGATGTGCCATAGCAGACAatcgctaagagcatctccaccggggaGCCCAATAGCGCCCCAATAACAATTTGGGGGGCGGCGTTAAAattgggctcacaccggcgcgcCTAATAAAGCGCCAACGCCGTTTCGAGCCCAATAAAACCGCCGGCAACCCTATGCCGACCTCTTTGCAGGGGGGCCCAAACGGGCGTGCCGGCCCTCGCGCCACGTCGGACTTCGTCTGTGGGCCCGCCATGTCAGCGACTCAACGACTGGTGCCATCATAAATACGATGCCTCATATGCTCTGCCGCCGGTTGCCGATGAAGCCATCGGTTCTCCATGCGCAGAAGCCGCCGTAAATGCGACGCTTCGGATGTTATGCCATCGGTTGCCGATGAAGCCACCGATTCTCCACGCGTAGACACCGCCGTAAATGCGATGCCTCGGCTGCTCTGCGACGACTTGGCTCCACCTATTTATGATGCCGCACTAGCCTCTCCTCTCCACCAACGACTAGCCCCTCCGCCGCACTAGCCTCTCCTCTCCACCATGGACGCTCTCCTGTCCACCATCGATGCTCTCCTCTCCACCACCGACGATCTCCTCTCCAGAACAATGCCGTGGCGGCTGGTGACCACGTACTCGATGCTAGGCCAGAAATGCCGTACGCCGCAACCGCCACCGCAGCCACAACCATCGTAGCCTGAGCATGTGGCCCCGCTGTAGCCCGGCGCCAAGTTCGAGCTACCGGACTTCAATTCCGACAACTCGGACGACTCCCAGTTCGACGAGCGGAACGAGGCGTTCATAGCAAACGCAGAAGCCGAGGCGGCAGAGGAGGTGGCGAAGTGGGGCGAGGAGCAGTAGGTCCACGGTGACCAGGAGCAGGTGGCGATCCTGGCCTCCTTCAACATGCGGTGCTTTCGGATGCTGTACGAGGAACAACTCGAGTGCGTCAACGACGCCAACTTCGAGCACTCCGTCGAGATCTCGCGATAGCGGGCGACCACAGAGGAGGCGGGTCGTCTCCTCAAGCAGCGATAGAAACCGCTTGAGCTCAACGCTCAGCGCTAGGCTAAGGCGACTGCCGGTGAGGAAGCGAGGCTCGCCCAGAACGAGGAGTCTTGCCAGTGGCAGGCGGCGCTAAGGGGGCAGCGCCGCCGGCAGAGAACGTATCCAGTGAAACTGAAGATCTGTGCACCCGCTGCACCTATCTTTTATGGGCCATTGAATATGAAAGGAATGGACATGATGCACCAAAGGGGTGGGATGATGGCTCATTTGCAAAGCGAACCTCCCTGTGTCACTGAATTGGAGGAATACCGGTCATCCGCTCTCTCCCCACACCGTCCCTCTCCTGTGAAAGGAAATCGATGAATTGGCAGAACCAAGTACGACCATAATCCATGGCTATAAACGAATAAAAGACAGCATATTTCGGATCCTTGAGGGGCCAAACTAACTAGCTCCTTGCCACGTCGCTTGATTGACGCACGCGCAGCTAGCCGGCCGCCGCCGGCAAAGACGATTTTGGTGGCCGCGGCTGTTACAGAAAGGATGGCCGGCCGACGCTGGTGCTTCAATGGTGCTGGACTGCTGGATCTACAtagatgagagagagagagggtgagtCGAGTGGCGCAGCAGTGTGGGGGAGGGAGGCGCCGGATCAAACCATCTCGGCGACCTCGCATGGTACAGAGATGCAGGAGACGATTAGTTTGGGGAAGTTCGGTTTTAGCGCAATTGAAAAACTCTACGAGGTCCAATCCATAAAATGTACCAGAAGCCCACTGTGTGGTTAGATCTTGTCCCTTTTCTATCAATGTAAAGGTCAATTTTCTACCGGTCCAGCAGGTGCATAAATTGAGTCGTTTCATAGGatactctctcgccgccggcatgcTCCAGCGTCATCGGCGGCCATGCTCCACCGCTAGATGCGGGAAGCAAGGGCGGAGAGGTGGGCACGACTGCATGCGGCAAAGGGAAAGAACGGCGACGAGGCAGGTccgtcgcgcgccccaaccgacggcCAATATATTAGGGTTAAATCTAGTTTGAAGTTCAAGTTTCATTATTTTTTTGTAAATTTGAATGAAATTCATCGGTTGATTATTCAAAACTAATTTTCTTGTATTCTTCGGGGTTGCTGGTGTGTGCAACTACTCCCCAAATTGAGGAGCAGGTGCCGGCGACCCGGTATCACGCTGTTGACGCACCTGCCGGCGCTTATATGGGGAGCGGCAAGCAGAGGGAGAGAGGGCCGGCGGCAGGAGGGAGAGGGGATCAACGCCCTGGCAGGTGGAGATCGGAGGAGTGTGGGTCGCCGCCACCTCCGTCGCTGGAAGATCGGAGGAGTGTGTTGCACTTGCACGTCACTTTGCGAACGTCCACAAATGTAAGGTTGGACAGCGCGACGGGCCTGAGGGCTGTACCCGTTGTGGACAATCATCGACGCGCACCACTACGGCAGAGGTTTCCTATCAATGGGGAATCTATTCTTAACCCGCTCCCGAATTTAAAATTCCAAATTTCTAGCTTGTCTCCTGTCTAATCCCGGCACAAGAATCCCTCGCGGTAACGGAAGCCATTGCCGCCGCAGGCACCGGCAGCCAACCTCTCCCACGCCCGGCAGCTCCCCCCGAGCCCGCCCATGGCTCCGGCTCCGGCGTCGAGCGGCCGCATCCGGCCGTGGCTGGTCGTTGGCGACCTGGTGCTCGCGGCGCTCTGGGTTTGCGCAGGCGCGCTGGTGAAGCTGTTCGTGTACAGCGTGCTCGGCCTCGGTGGGACCCCGGAGGGCGAAGCCGCCAAGGTCTCGCTCTCTGTCGTCTACATGTTCCTCTTCGCCGGGCTCGAATCGCTCACCGGCGGCGCCTCATACAACCCGCTCACCGCCCTCTCCGGCGCCGTCGCCTCCCACGGTGGCCCCGCCCTCTACCTCTTCACCGTCTTCCTACGGGTCCCTGCCCAGGTAAGGCGTCGCCCTGTCTCTCCCTTTTATCTACTGGAGAGGAACGTGTAGCTAAACTTTTTTTTATCAAGAGAGGAACGATTACAATTAGAGCAGCACATAGTACCTATTTGAGGGGCAAATGATCAATTGCCTCTAAATACTAGTACATTAGTATGTTATTATATCTTATAATGTCACATAACTAATCGATGAGGTGTTGTCGTTTCTGTTCTACTCTATATTCCTATCGACATACCTATGTCACAATGTTAAGCTATAATAGTCGATATAGCAAGCGGTGCCAAGATTTGAGTTTTGGCACCTGTATTTGGCCACATTCTGGATGCCCTAAAACTAAGCTATTGTGATTCTCGTTTTTATGTTCTAGCGCACAAGTGGATTAATATGATCTGAAACAAAAGAAAGACAAAACTGAGTGTTGTAAACAACAAATCTGAATACTCTAAACAGCACCGAATTTTGCCTTTTATCCATAGACCACCACACATTTCATCTCTCCACAAATGTCGCATGCAGTTAGAACACATTAACAAATTCGTTATAAAAAAATCAGATTTTGAAATTTTGTTTGCTATATTATCGTTTTTTCTATTAGAGCAGCCGAGCAGGACCATATGAGCTTGGGTTCAAATGTGAATTTTCACTTTGCTATTAACTATTAATGCATGTCAAAGAAGTCTAGCATAGTTAAATTTAACGCTATTCATCTGAAGGGGTGAAAATACCAACTGTTTGGGGATGTGGCATAGTCAGCCTTATTATCTTGTGATCAACTTTAGTCAATTCATATGTAAATTGACTGGAAAGTATCTGTGTTGGCCGTGTAGATGATTTCTAAAAATTGGAGAAGAGGGGACATAAAAGGTGTGACACTAAATGTTTTGTTTCTAGTCCACATGAAATCGGTTACAGGGGAGAGACGAACCATTGGATCTAACTAATCGATGGTGAACCATAGACGTTTCATACTTTTTCTGTTGCAAGGAAGATGTTTCATACTTTTTCTGTTGCAGGGAAGATGTTTCATACTTTTGTAAGGGGCAGAGACTTATAAATATATTTCTGAAAAATGACCACTTTATCTTTGGTTGAGCGGCCTATTTGGTGCAGCCATATTGATTTATGGATCTGCGTGTTATCAGGTGATTGGGGCGGTTCTAGGAGTGAAGCTCATCCGAACAGCTTTCCCTCAAGTAGGTAAAGGAGCTGCGTTAAGCGTCGGCGTTCATCACGGAGCATTAGCTGAAGGACTGGCAACTCTTTTGGTTGTTATGGTGTCAGTGACActtaaaaagaaagaaaagggaTTCTTTATGAAGACATGGATCGCGAGCATTTGGAAAATGACAATTCATATCCTTAGCTCGGATAGTACTGGAGGGATTATGAACCCTGCATCTGTAAGTTCTTTCTACACCTATGGTCATAACTGATCTAGAAACTGACCTCTTGGATTTGAACTACAACACATGTGCGTAACTTCCATATGAATCGAATACGAAGTAATACTATGCAAATGCATGTATGGCTGCACCAATTTTGTTCTGGTTGCAAATAGGTTTCGGCTAGGCAGCAGTTCATAGTACTTCTGTTTCGTTGCATATAATATGATCGATTGAGCTGTACAATGTTCACATTATCCAATTGTCAACTTCTGTATCATGATGATATCAAACTTAGGCTGTAAAATCAAGAAGTTTCTAAGATTGCCTAAATGGCTCCACATACATACCTTTTCTCATTGCCTCAAAGATGGTCCATTCATGCTATCAAAGACTCACATGATGATCATGGTATATCACATCAACTAACTAATTCTCAGATGTTCATTCCTACATAATAGCTATCGAGATTAGTGCTATATCATGAATTAGTTTTTATCCCCAAAATAGTAACACCTGACATGCATTACTTGCTACATCAAATTTCAGTTCTCTAATGATTTCCTATCTGTTAAATTTTGCAGGCTTTTGCTTGGGCTTATGCTCGAGGAGATCATGCGACATTTGACCACCTATTGGTATATTGGCTTGCACCCCTCCAAGCAACCCTGCTAGGAGTATGGGTTGTTACCTTCTTAACTAAACCGAAGAAGGTAGTAGAtgaaaacaagaagaagaaataGACTAAGGAAGTGGTTGGGGAGTGGATGTACAGTACCTTCACCTGGGTTCAAGTCCACGTGAACATGAATTCAATCCTATTAGTCTTTCCTTCAAAAAAGAAGGGATACACTAGTGTTAAAGTGGTTTCCACCATTTGTTCTGGAGCAAAACTTCAGATCCCAACATTACTATCATTTTGCTATAAAAAAAATGTACATTTGGGATCTGTCAACATGTCAGAAGCCTCTTTAATGTGTACCTCTTGTATCTTAGCTTAAAATTGTGTTAAAGCTGGTACATAATTGTTTCAGACAGGTTCTGGAAACAGCAGGGAGATGATACAGTTCGAGTGCGATAAAAGTGCCACAATTCTTGAACCCAGCACTTGTCTCAAACTAACTGTTGCTGTTCACCAACATGCTATCAGATATCAAAACCTGAAATTTTGGCTCAGGACTTCCTGTTCTCCTTTTTTCAGGCTAATAATTATTCAGTGCCGATGGAGCATGTGGTCGGCCCGCCTACCAATCTGTTTTATCTaattctggaagattcgtgtATCAAACTATTTTCATGCTTTATCGCGTCTACTAAAGATAGGAGATCTGGAGAGGGCACTGCTCCATCAGACAGGATAGCTCGGGTAATAATATAAATGTAGTTTTACAATTGTTTTTCTACACACTGCTTGAACACCATAAATAGATGTCGAAAATTTGACTAAATTCGGATGTATAAACTCTTTAGTGTATAGATAACATCTGAATTCGGATAAATTTTTGGCATCATCttatggatggagggagtacaataGTGTTCATACAAGATCAAGAAAGTAAGAAACTCGAAACAGTAGCCACTGTGTGTATTTGTATACAGGCGAGCAGGGCGTTGGATTTTTTTCTCAAGGTTCGTTTATTTGCCACCAGGAACAGAAAAGTATTTCCTGTTCCAAATGGGGCTGCAAGACGAGCACAATTGGCCCATTGTGTGGTCCAGGTCCACGCGACATGTTTCTTGTCTGCGGGGCATCTAGCCCATCGAAAGTGTTTCACGTCCTTCTCCTGCCAGCGGTGGCTCAGTGTAGACCCACTACGCTAATATTTGCTCTTTAatttcttttcattttgaaaCATATTTCTTATTCCATTTCTGGTGTGAGGTTACTATCAAGAGATTCTACTAATCGAACAAGCAACACATAAAGTATAACGTGAATACTACAAATAGGAAAAATGGAACATGACCCGAGCAGGTATCATCCTGATATAGTGATATGTCAGGACTGATCACCTGACGACCTGAAG
It includes:
- the LOC127295523 gene encoding aquaporin SIP2-1, encoding MAPAPASSGRIRPWLVVGDLVLAALWVCAGALVKLFVYSVLGLGGTPEGEAAKVSLSVVYMFLFAGLESLTGGASYNPLTALSGAVASHGGPALYLFTVFLRVPAQVIGAVLGVKLIRTAFPQVGKGAALSVGVHHGALAEGLATLLVVMVSVTLKKKEKGFFMKTWIASIWKMTIHILSSDSTGGIMNPASAFAWAYARGDHATFDHLLVYWLAPLQATLLGVWVVTFLTKPKKVVDENKKKK